DNA from Deltaproteobacteria bacterium:
TCTTTGCAATACATAAGGAGAAGTGCGGCAAGTTCCCGAGCGTCACAGCACTCCTGAACAAGCCAGTAGAGGTATCCATCTGCGACAACAGCGCCACCTCTGTCAACAAATGTTGACACCTGCCACCCTGAGTTTTCTTCGCCTCATCCTTCTTTCCTCCGCTTCATTCACGCTGTAACTCTTTGATTTTTTACGAGTACGACAGGTTGCCAACGGCGCCATTTTTCTGCATATCTCCTTAATGGCATATTCATTGCTCTACCATATGAGGGGTTGGACCACAGCATTGAGCTTACCGAGGAGAATATGGACGCTGTTTTTATTTCCTACGCGCGTGAAGATAAGGACTTCGTACAGAAACTCCAAACCACGCTCACGGCTGCAGGTCGTGAGAGCTGGGTCGACCTCGATGACCTCTATGCGGGAGAGGAATTCTGGCCACGGATTCGCGCCGCTATTGAAGCAACAGAAGCCTTCCTCTTCGTGATGAGTCCAGATGCGTTGAGTTCCACCTACTGCCAACAAGAGCTGGCCTATGCCGTCGAACATAACAAACGCATCGTGCCGATCTATCATCGGACAGTGGACGAAAAAACGATTCCGCAAGCGCTGGCTGCACGCCAGTGGCAGTTTTTCCGCGCTACTGATGATTTTTCCACTGCCTTTACCGCACTCTTAGAAGTTCTCGATGTTGACCCGGAGTGGGTCCATGCCCACACGCGCTGGTTGATCAAAGCCGAAGAATGGAATCGTGCAGGACAGGAAGAGAGCCTGCTCGCGCGCGGACGGGAATTGCGTGAAGCGGAACAGTGGCTGGCGCACGCTGAGAAGAAAGACCCGCAACCCTCACCAATGCAAACGCAATATATCCTCGCCAGTCGTCAGGCAACGACCAAACGCAGAGGAGTATGGCTGAGCCTGGCAACCACGAGCCTCGGCATTGTCGCCACACTCGCAGTGATTGCGTTGTGTCAGTGGCAATATGCCCGCTCGCAGACGAAAACCGTTCTCGCACGACAACTGGCGTTACAAGTTGAGGCGTTGAAAAATCGCCCCGATCTATCTTCCCTCCGAGAACTCTTGGCCGTCGCCGTGATTAAGCTCTCCCCTTCTCCTGAATCCGATCAGGCCGTTTTACAAGGGGCCGTTCTCCTCCCTTGTGCAACGGCACAGGTCGGGGTCGCCGCGGTCGCCTTTAGTCCCAACGGCCAGTTCTTAGCCACGGCAGGCTATTCATGCGTTGTTCGCATCTGGCGAGTGAGCGACCAACAACTTATCGCTTCGCTCTCGCACCAGAGTGGAATTTCAGCCATGACCTTTAGTCCGGACAATACCTACTTGGCCACCGTCGATTGGAATGGACGTGCCCACATATGGATTGCCGCCACAGGTCAAGAACTCTCCCCGATGGCCCACGAAGACGGGATCACCGCTATCAGCTTTAGCCCAAATGGCAAGTATCTGGCTACCGCCAGTTGGGACGGCACCGTACGTGTGTGGGAATTCAACACCAATCGTGAGATTCTCCGCAGTTCGCACGATAACGGGGGCACCAGCCTCGCCTTCAGTCCCGATAGTCGCACGCTGGCTTCGGGCAGTTGGGACAATACCGTACGTATTTGGGATCTCGCGGCTCGGCGTGAGATCAAAAGGCTGACGCATACGGAAGGTGTGACTGCGGTAGCGTTTAGCCCGGATGGTGGACTGATCGCCACTGCAACCTATGGTCCACTCGTACGTATCTGGAACGTCGAGACGAGCCAACAAATCGCTCACGTCTCACATCGTAACGGCGTGACCGCTTTCGCATTTAGCCCGGATGGAAACTTCTTGGCCTCGGCAGGATGGGACAATGTCGCCCGGATTTGGCAACGGACCAACAAAC
Protein-coding regions in this window:
- a CDS encoding TIR domain-containing protein, with protein sequence MDAVFISYAREDKDFVQKLQTTLTAAGRESWVDLDDLYAGEEFWPRIRAAIEATEAFLFVMSPDALSSTYCQQELAYAVEHNKRIVPIYHRTVDEKTIPQALAARQWQFFRATDDFSTAFTALLEVLDVDPEWVHAHTRWLIKAEEWNRAGQEESLLARGRELREAEQWLAHAEKKDPQPSPMQTQYILASRQATTKRRGVWLSLATTSLGIVATLAVIALCQWQYARSQTKTVLARQLALQVEALKNRPDLSSLRELLAVAVIKLSPSPESDQAVLQGAVLLPCATAQVGVAAVAFSPNGQFLATAGYSCVVRIWRVSDQQLIASLSHQSGISAMTFSPDNTYLATVDWNGRAHIWIAATGQELSPMAHEDGITAISFSPNGKYLATASWDGTVRVWEFNTNREILRSSHDNGGTSLAFSPDSRTLASGSWDNTVRIWDLAARREIKRLTHTEGVTAVAFSPDGGLIATATYGPLVRIWNVETSQQIAHVSHRNGVTAFAFSPDGNFLASAGWDNVARIWQRTNKREIAQLPHEGGVVTVSFRQDSQKIITGSHDGTARVWEFPATKGHVRLFHTNKVTAATFSPDGQYIVSASYDPSALLWESSTGRRLTVFTHMPRVAAVSLSSEGKYLATADDDATIHVWDQESKHEVATMRHLPGVAALTFSSDGNTLATVGWDATIAVWKIARCRRNNCQPLARMTHPGGVASLSFSPDGKYVVTAGWDRTTYAWETANPRHRMDILHRGGVATLAFSRDGHLLATAGWDETVRLWSTTSGRELASVLHEEGAAAITFSADGQTFAAAGWDKTIRIWDRHRQQIVASLQREETVTALAFSPDGQHLVTAGSDNIARVWTIPDFQEVTRLRHSDGVTTVAFSPDGKYVMTANWNNVQFRWLWRREDAAREVCSRLRRDLTKEEWKKYVGSAEYLQTCSLAEAPGKET